The following proteins are co-located in the Candidatus Methylomirabilota bacterium genome:
- the ilvE gene encoding branched-chain-amino-acid transaminase, translating into MAQELKIWMNGRLVSPAEAVLPVNSAAVFYATNVFEGLRAYWNEADGEVYCFRLGEHFARLRESMKMMRFTVPYTDMDLYEAVRDVLRGNEIREDVHMHLVAYVAAPGLDSTSPTGLYINPRRRARITEGSGLKCCITSWQRTSDNAIPIRLKCGANYQNGRLATLQAKADGYDAPIFLNQQGTVAEGSGATFFMVRRGQLVTPPITSDILESITRTTLIDAVAPALGMEVVERDIARTELYVADEAFFCGSGYEITPILSVDRFPLGDGGVGPITQRLLTAYMNVVRGTDRRFPEWRMPVYKPVTV; encoded by the coding sequence GTGGCGCAAGAGTTGAAGATCTGGATGAACGGCCGCCTGGTCTCGCCGGCCGAGGCGGTCCTGCCCGTCAACAGCGCGGCCGTCTTCTACGCGACCAACGTCTTCGAGGGCCTGCGCGCCTACTGGAACGAGGCCGACGGAGAGGTCTACTGCTTCCGTCTCGGCGAGCACTTCGCGCGCCTGCGTGAGTCGATGAAGATGATGCGATTCACGGTGCCCTATACCGACATGGACCTGTACGAGGCGGTCCGGGACGTGCTGCGCGGCAACGAGATCCGCGAGGACGTGCACATGCACCTGGTGGCCTACGTGGCCGCCCCCGGCCTCGACTCGACCAGCCCGACCGGGCTCTACATCAACCCCCGGCGTCGGGCGCGCATCACGGAGGGCAGCGGGCTCAAGTGCTGCATCACCTCCTGGCAGCGCACCAGTGACAACGCGATCCCGATCCGGCTGAAGTGCGGGGCCAACTACCAGAACGGCCGGCTCGCCACGCTCCAGGCCAAGGCCGACGGCTACGACGCGCCGATCTTCCTGAATCAGCAGGGCACGGTGGCCGAGGGCTCGGGCGCCACGTTCTTCATGGTGCGCCGCGGCCAGCTGGTCACCCCGCCGATCACCAGCGACATCCTGGAGTCGATCACCCGCACCACCTTGATCGACGCGGTCGCGCCCGCGCTCGGCATGGAAGTGGTGGAGCGCGACATCGCGCGCACCGAGCTGTACGTGGCCGACGAGGCCTTCTTCTGCGGCAGCGGCTACGAGATCACCCCGATCCTCTCGGTCGATCGCTTTCCGCTCGGCGACGGCGGCGTGGGCCCCATCACCCAGCGGCTGCTCACCGCCTACATGAACGTGGTACGCGGCACGGACCGGCGCTTCCCCGAGTGGCGCATGCCGGTCTACAAGCCCGTCACCGTCTGA
- a CDS encoding ABC transporter substrate-binding protein: MSSAARVLGLLLILGSTLAPVSALAQVPAPAPRDGKPGGVLRLVLREDLPQGFAIHEAATNSVTWPAMPCYSNLVIYDQTKRLGRMDTIVPELAETWSWQDNYRNLVFFLRRDVTWHDGRPFTSRDVKFTFDVVREAADAPAKLRINPRKEWYANVEAVEAQRRRSSRSTPRSGIRW, encoded by the coding sequence ATGTCCAGCGCCGCCCGTGTCCTCGGTCTCCTCCTGATCCTCGGCTCGACGCTCGCGCCCGTCTCCGCGCTCGCTCAGGTCCCCGCGCCCGCTCCGCGTGACGGCAAGCCGGGCGGCGTGCTCCGGCTCGTGCTCCGCGAGGACCTGCCCCAGGGGTTCGCGATTCACGAGGCCGCGACCAACTCGGTCACGTGGCCGGCCATGCCGTGCTACAGCAACCTCGTCATCTACGACCAGACCAAGCGGCTCGGCCGCATGGACACGATCGTGCCCGAGCTGGCCGAGACATGGTCGTGGCAAGACAACTACCGCAACCTGGTGTTCTTCCTGCGACGCGACGTGACGTGGCACGACGGCCGGCCCTTCACCTCGCGGGATGTGAAGTTCACCTTCGATGTGGTGCGCGAGGCCGCCGACGCGCCGGCCAAGCTCCGCATCAACCCGCGGAAGGAGTGGTACGCCAACGTCGAGGCCGTCGAGGCTCAGAGGCGACGCTCAAGCAGATCGACACCGCGCAGTGGCATCCGATGGTGA